In bacterium, the following proteins share a genomic window:
- the fusA gene encoding elongation factor G, whose product MARQVPLQKIRNIGIMAHIDAGKTTTTERILYYTGMTHRIGEVDEGTATMDWMEQERERGITITSAATTASWREHRINIIDTPGHVDFTVEVERSLRVLDGAVAVFCGVAGVQPQSETVWRQADKYKVPRISFINKLDRQGADFKRAVDSMRERLSAVAIPIQIPLGLEDKFRGVIDLVEQKAYVYLDETLGAEYRVEEIPAEYKEEAQKLRIEMIEKAAELDDELLHKYVAEEPISNDDFRAAMRRATILNKCTPVICGSAFKNKGVQPLLDAVVHYLPAPTDIPPIHGINPITKTEEVRKASDDEPFAGLVFKIMTDPYVGQLAFFRGYSGILKTGTSVYVSSRDREERIGRIVKMHANKREEIDEVYAGDIAAAVGLKNVTTGDTICSKKDPILLEAMEFPAPVISVAIEPKTKADSEKLGTALNKLSQEDPSFKVAVDKETGQTIISGMGELHLEILVDRMLREFSVQSNVGKPQVAYKETIKRAAQGEGKYIRQTGGHGQYGHAKIKIEPLPPGSGFHFVNEIKGGTIPREFIKPIQEGIVEAMEGGVLAGYPLDDIKAVLWDGSYHDVDSSELAYKIAGSMAFKDAADRANPVLLEPIMKVEIVVPEEYMGEVIGDLNGRRGKIEFINTPRQGVRVIGAHVPLADMFGYATDMRSLTQGRAVYSMHFFRYEEAPKNIQEQIVAKFKGK is encoded by the coding sequence ATGGCGAGACAAGTACCGTTACAAAAAATTAGAAACATCGGGATCATGGCGCATATCGATGCGGGCAAGACCACTACGACTGAGCGAATCCTGTATTACACAGGAATGACGCATCGCATCGGTGAAGTGGATGAAGGAACTGCGACCATGGACTGGATGGAACAGGAGCGCGAACGCGGAATCACGATCACTTCCGCCGCGACGACTGCTTCCTGGCGTGAGCATCGCATCAACATCATTGACACGCCGGGGCACGTCGATTTCACTGTTGAAGTGGAGCGCTCTCTTCGCGTGCTGGACGGCGCGGTGGCGGTATTTTGCGGCGTTGCCGGTGTGCAACCACAATCAGAAACGGTATGGAGACAGGCGGACAAATACAAAGTTCCACGCATATCCTTCATTAATAAGCTGGACCGCCAGGGCGCCGACTTCAAACGCGCAGTAGACTCCATGCGGGAAAGACTGAGCGCGGTCGCTATTCCTATTCAAATTCCACTGGGACTGGAAGATAAGTTCCGCGGAGTCATCGATCTTGTCGAACAAAAAGCGTACGTGTATTTGGATGAGACTCTGGGCGCCGAATACCGCGTGGAGGAAATCCCGGCAGAGTATAAGGAAGAAGCTCAGAAACTCCGCATCGAAATGATCGAAAAAGCTGCGGAGCTCGATGATGAATTGCTTCATAAGTATGTTGCAGAAGAGCCGATCAGCAATGATGATTTTCGCGCTGCCATGAGGCGCGCTACGATTCTGAATAAATGCACGCCAGTAATTTGCGGATCTGCATTCAAGAATAAAGGCGTTCAGCCGTTACTGGATGCGGTGGTTCACTACTTGCCTGCGCCGACAGATATTCCGCCGATTCATGGCATCAACCCGATCACAAAGACGGAAGAAGTGCGAAAAGCGTCCGATGATGAGCCGTTTGCAGGACTGGTCTTCAAAATCATGACCGATCCCTATGTCGGACAACTCGCATTTTTCCGTGGTTATTCGGGAATATTGAAAACTGGGACGAGCGTTTATGTTTCCAGCCGGGACCGCGAAGAACGAATCGGGCGCATCGTGAAAATGCACGCGAATAAACGCGAGGAAATTGATGAAGTTTATGCCGGTGATATTGCGGCTGCAGTCGGACTAAAAAATGTGACCACAGGAGACACGATCTGTTCCAAGAAGGATCCGATTCTTCTGGAGGCGATGGAATTTCCTGCGCCGGTCATCAGCGTGGCCATCGAACCCAAAACGAAGGCAGATTCTGAGAAGCTTGGAACTGCGCTCAACAAGTTGAGTCAGGAAGATCCTTCCTTTAAAGTTGCGGTCGATAAGGAAACCGGGCAGACCATTATTTCCGGAATGGGTGAGTTACACCTGGAAATACTCGTGGATCGCATGTTGCGTGAGTTCAGCGTGCAGTCCAATGTGGGCAAACCGCAAGTGGCCTATAAAGAGACCATCAAGCGCGCCGCTCAGGGCGAAGGGAAATATATTCGCCAGACAGGTGGTCATGGTCAATATGGTCATGCAAAGATCAAGATCGAGCCTCTGCCACCAGGAAGTGGATTCCATTTTGTAAATGAAATCAAAGGTGGAACCATCCCGCGTGAATTTATCAAACCGATCCAGGAAGGCATTGTGGAAGCAATGGAAGGCGGAGTACTTGCCGGTTACCCGCTCGATGATATCAAAGCTGTTCTGTGGGACGGTTCGTATCACGATGTGGATTCATCCGAGCTCGCATACAAGATTGCCGGCTCGATGGCTTTCAAGGACGCAGCAGACCGCGCCAATCCGGTTCTGCTGGAACCAATCATGAAAGTTGAAATTGTGGTGCCCGAAGAATACATGGGGGAAGTGATTGGCGATCTGAATGGACGTCGCGGCAAGATTGAATTCATCAATACTCCGCGACAGGGAGTTCGTGTCATCGGCGCCCATGTGCCGCTGGCGGATATGTTTGGTTACGCGACAGATATGCGTTCACTCACGCAGGGTCGCGCAGTGTATTCCATGCACTTTTTCCGGTATGAAGAAGCTCCTAAGAATATTCAGGAGCAAATAGTTGCTAAGTTCAAAGGTAAATAA
- the rpsG gene encoding 30S ribosomal protein S7 has protein sequence MSRRGQVKSREILPDPVFQSVLVHKFINGLLRRGKKATASKIFYRTLDILGQKTNDEPLKVFKQAIENVKPVLEVRSKRVGGANYQIPIEVPSNRRIALSIRWIVGAAQSRNEKSMEEKLAGELFEAANNRGSAVKKKEDTHRMADANKAFAHLRW, from the coding sequence GTGTCTAGAAGAGGACAAGTAAAATCAAGGGAAATACTTCCTGATCCGGTTTTTCAAAGTGTTCTGGTTCACAAGTTCATCAACGGTTTGCTGAGACGCGGAAAGAAAGCGACAGCAAGCAAGATTTTCTACCGAACGCTGGATATCCTCGGGCAGAAAACAAATGACGAACCGTTGAAAGTTTTCAAACAGGCAATAGAAAATGTCAAACCGGTGCTGGAAGTGCGTTCCAAACGTGTCGGCGGTGCGAACTATCAGATTCCCATTGAAGTTCCATCGAATCGGCGGATTGCATTGAGTATCCGTTGGATTGTAGGAGCCGCACAGAGCCGCAACGAAAAGAGCATGGAAGAAAAGCTGGCCGGAGAATTATTTGAAGCTGCTAACAATCGCGGTTCAGCAGTGAAAAAGAAAGAGGACACGCACCGAATGGCAGACGCGAATAAAGCTTTTGCCCACTTAAGGTGGTAG